The sequence below is a genomic window from Pleurocapsa sp. PCC 7327.
CAAATGTCCTTGCCAAGAAATCCCGTTGTTGCTTGGCAAAACGCCCCAGATTAAGCCACCATACAGCAGACCCACAATAATTGATAAAAGGATGGAAGGCAAATTGCGCTGAAAATAGCCCCTAAAGAGCAGAAAACCCAGATAGCCAAAAATTAGGATGCTCGCGCCGACGTGAACCGTACCGGGTACGGCAAATAGCCAAACCCCAAACCCGCCAACCAGCATCGTCAGCAGCGTCACGATGAAAAAGTCGCTGGTTTCTTGTAGCATGACCAGCCAACCCAGCATGAGGAAGGGAATGGTATTGGCAATCAGATGGGGAAACCCGCCGTGGAGAAAAGGAGCCAACAAAATTCCTCGCAGTCCGATCGAAGAGTGGGGAATAATGCCCAATAGATCTAATCTGCCTCGGAAAATGACGCGATCGATGATTTCTACAACCCAGAAGGTGGCGACGAACGAACCTAAAATTGTCACTTGGGTCTTTAATTCGCGGGCAATGGCATTTCTGCTCATGATTTTTACTGAATCCGGTTTAGATTTGATTTTTTTATTCTTCTAGACTAGCAAGCTGATGGATTCCTCATCCTGCTTTTAAGAAATCTCAAGAAATGCTAGCTGGCCTCTTCAATAACGCTTTTGAAGCACTTCGATTCGATCCTTTCAACTGCTTTCGCCTGGTTGAAATTAGCTTCTAGCCAGTCGAGCAAAATTGCGTTAAATTGGTCTGGAGATTCATCATGGGGACAGTGACCGACATTGTCGAGAGGCACAAACTCGATTTTGGGGTTGAGAGATGCCACAGAGGGCGCGATGGCAAAGGGAACCATGCAATCTTGACGACCCCAAACCAAAAGGATGGGAATGTTTAACGTCGGCAACACCTCTTTTGCCGGCGGAGAAAATTGCGGCAATCGCACCGACTTGAATAAACGATGAAAGGTTCTCGCTGCGCCCTTATCTTGAGCGGGAGCTGCTAGAATTTGTACCAGTTCGTCAGTAATCGCCGCCCGATTGACATAAGCTATCTTTACCCAACGACGCACGACCTCCGGATGGCGCAGGATTTTAAAGATCGCCTTAAGTAAAGGAGGAGACGCGATCGCATTTTCGATCCCCATTACGATTGGTTGCAGCCATTTTGGGAGCGTCTCTTGCCGTAGTATAGATACATCGGGCAAGCTGAGCATGATAATCCCTTCGACCATATGGGGATAGGTAGCAGCGGCTGTCATACAAACCAGCGACCCGATGGAATTGCCGACTAAAACGACTGGCTGACCGATAAAGGTTCGCCAGAAATCGTATAATTGCTCGACCCAAAGATTGACCGTGTAGTCGGTAGCTACTTTGCGAGAAGCCCCAAATCCCACCAAATCCAGCGCATAAACCGTATGCGACTGACTCAGGACGGGAATATTATTACGCCAATGCTCGATCGCAGCCCCAAACCCGTGAATGAGAATCAAGGGAGGCTTTGATGGGTCGTGCTTTTGCGAGGATCGCAGGTAGGTATAGCGCGTTTGCCAGCCTCGCCATGCCCAGTCTCGTTGACGACCTATGCGTTTTGACCAGTTTTCGGTAATAGTCACCCAATGCCTCTGTGCGAACAATTGTGTACTTCCTTATAATTGTAGTAATTGTAGTGTTGCTGTCTCGACTGTCTAGTTTTGCTTGGTTCGCTGGAACAGTTTTTCAAGTCGCGAAGTGGCTATTCGCAATTACGGATTATTTTGGTCAACTGGCTTACACTCTGTAACGGTTTCGCCTCAAATCAAAATTAAAGTTAATAATATAAACAGAAGTTTGTTCGGAATCAGTAAAATGACAGAAGTAAGCTCTACCTTATTTATTCGTGTTGTTTAATTTACCGCTCGGAGAAAATCATCTTGCCTGTGATAGAAAAAAAGCGTAATCAAAAAGATTTACCTCAAATTAACGAAAGAATTCGTTTTCCTGAAATTCGCGTCATCGATACCGATGGATCGCAACTTGGCATTTTCACGCCCAGCGAGGCGCTGCGAATGGCTGAAGAAAAAGAATTGGATTTAGTCTTGGTTAGCGAGACAGCCAAACCTCCTGTCTGCCGGATTATGGACTACGGCAAATATAAGTTTGAACAGGAGAAAAAAGCTAGGGAAGCGAAGAAAAAACAACATACTGCTGATGTTAAGGAAGTAAAAATGCGCTATAAAATCGACGACCACGACTACCATGTCAGGGTCAATCAAGCGCAACGCTTTCTCAAATCAGGCGATAAAGTCAAGGCAACTATCACTTTTAAAGGTCGAGAAATTCAACACTCTCACTTAGCCGAAGAATTGCTCAACCGACTGGCAACAGATTTACAAGAAGTTGCTGAAGTTCAGCAAGCCCCAAAAAAGGAAGGTCGCAACATGATGATGTTGCTCGCACCTAAAAAGTAACAAAGTAACTAAGACTTTTCCTTAAAAAGTCAAGAGTTAGAATTCTGAATTGGTATTTTGAATTCAGAATTTCTCTTGACTTTTTATCTTTTTGAGAAAACTTAGGTGTAGCATAAAAAAAGCCAATCAAGATGAGGTATGAACGAAAAACCTCTCGGTTCCATCATCCAAGGTTCCTTAAGTAAAGGGCTAGAAGTTCGCTTGCATGCCGATGTTTCGGTAGAAGATATGCGAGTCGGGAAATTTCTGGTCGTTCGAGGAACGCGATCGCGCTTTTTCTGTCTCCTCACCGACGTGGCTTTAGGCGCAGCCAGTCAAAGAATCCTCGCCAATCCCCCCAGTCCAGACGATAGTTTTTTGCACGAAGTACTAGCCGGAAGCGGTACCTATGGAACGATCGAACTTTCTCCCATGTTAATGTTTACTCCCACCGATGAAGACAAGGCACAAACGCCACCACCTCCTTCTACCAATGGAAAAAGTCCCCTCGCCTCCTTTGAGGCACAAACCAGCGCCAACCTGGAGTTACTTCCAGTTAAAACCATTCCCGCCCATTTCAGCCAAGTTTTTGATGCCAGCGAAGAAGATTTTCGCGCCGTCTTCGGTTGGGAAGACGACCCCCATCGACGCAATTTTGCCATAGGACAACCCTTGGATATGGATGTCCCCGTCTGCATCGATCTAGACCGCTTTGTCGAACGCAGTAACGGAGTCTTTGGCAAATCGGGGACGGGCAAATCGTTTCTAACGCGCCTATTAATCTCAGGTATCATCCGCAAGCAAGCCGCCGTTAACCTTATGTTCGACATGCACTCCGAATACGGTTGGGAAGCGATGCGGGAAGGCAAAGAAGTCTCGACCGTCAAAGGATTGCGCCAACTCTTTCCCGGACAGGTAGAAATTTATACCCTCGACCCCGAATCCACTAAACGGCGAGGGGTGCGCGATGCCCAGGAACTCTACCTCAGCTACGATCAAATTGAAATCGAAGATATCAGACTCGTCGGACAAGAATTAGGCTTATCCGAAGCGAGTCTCGACAATGCCAATATCCTCTACTCCGAATACGGCAAATCCTGGATTATTCAGTTACTGAATATGTCGAACGAGGATATTAAGATGTTTTGTCAGGAGAAGCAGGGACACGCGGGTTCGATTATGTCCTTGCAGCGCAAACTTTGGCGCCTAGATAGCCTAAAATACCTGCGCACGGCTTGTCCTCACAACTACATCGACCAAATCTTGCAATCTCTCGATGCTGGCAAGCACGTCGTTATCGAGTTTGGATCTCAATCGAATCTGCTATCTTATATGCTGGCAACCAATATGATTTCTCGGCGCATCCATGCCAGCTATGTTAAAAAATCCGAAAAGTTTTTGCAATCCAAAAATCCTCAAGACCGCCCTCGCCAGTTAGTGATTACCATTGAAGAAGCCCATCGCTTTCTTGACTCCAAAATCGTTCAGCAAACGATTTTTGGCACCATTGCTAGGGAGATGCGCAAGTATTTTGTGACCTTATTAATCGTCGATCAGCGTCCCTCCGGCATCGATAACGAGGTCATGTCCCAAGTTGGCACCCGCATTACCTGCTTGCTGAATGACGAAAAAGATATCGATGCGATCTTTACTGGGGTGTCTGGCGGTCAAGGTTTGCGATCGGTTTTAGCAAAACTCGACTCCAAACAACAAGCGCTAATTCTCGGTCACGCCGTCCCCATGCCAGTTGTGATACGTACCCGCGCCTACGACCAAAAATTCTATGCCGAAATAGGCGA
It includes:
- a CDS encoding alpha/beta fold hydrolase — its product is MTITENWSKRIGRQRDWAWRGWQTRYTYLRSSQKHDPSKPPLILIHGFGAAIEHWRNNIPVLSQSHTVYALDLVGFGASRKVATDYTVNLWVEQLYDFWRTFIGQPVVLVGNSIGSLVCMTAAATYPHMVEGIIMLSLPDVSILRQETLPKWLQPIVMGIENAIASPPLLKAIFKILRHPEVVRRWVKIAYVNRAAITDELVQILAAPAQDKGAARTFHRLFKSVRLPQFSPPAKEVLPTLNIPILLVWGRQDCMVPFAIAPSVASLNPKIEFVPLDNVGHCPHDESPDQFNAILLDWLEANFNQAKAVERIESKCFKSVIEEAS
- a CDS encoding ATP-binding protein; amino-acid sequence: MNEKPLGSIIQGSLSKGLEVRLHADVSVEDMRVGKFLVVRGTRSRFFCLLTDVALGAASQRILANPPSPDDSFLHEVLAGSGTYGTIELSPMLMFTPTDEDKAQTPPPPSTNGKSPLASFEAQTSANLELLPVKTIPAHFSQVFDASEEDFRAVFGWEDDPHRRNFAIGQPLDMDVPVCIDLDRFVERSNGVFGKSGTGKSFLTRLLISGIIRKQAAVNLMFDMHSEYGWEAMREGKEVSTVKGLRQLFPGQVEIYTLDPESTKRRGVRDAQELYLSYDQIEIEDIRLVGQELGLSEASLDNANILYSEYGKSWIIQLLNMSNEDIKMFCQEKQGHAGSIMSLQRKLWRLDSLKYLRTACPHNYIDQILQSLDAGKHVVIEFGSQSNLLSYMLATNMISRRIHASYVKKSEKFLQSKNPQDRPRQLVITIEEAHRFLDSKIVQQTIFGTIAREMRKYFVTLLIVDQRPSGIDNEVMSQVGTRITCLLNDEKDIDAIFTGVSGGQGLRSVLAKLDSKQQALILGHAVPMPVVIRTRAYDQKFYAEIGDTDWEAMPDEEVLAAAKSARADLGF
- a CDS encoding rhomboid family intramembrane serine protease, translating into MSRNAIARELKTQVTILGSFVATFWVVEIIDRVIFRGRLDLLGIIPHSSIGLRGILLAPFLHGGFPHLIANTIPFLMLGWLVMLQETSDFFIVTLLTMLVGGFGVWLFAVPGTVHVGASILIFGYLGFLLFRGYFQRNLPSILLSIIVGLLYGGLIWGVLPSNNGISWQGHLFGFLGGVLAARMIATEKRVHGK
- the infC gene encoding translation initiation factor IF-3, which encodes MIEKKRNQKDLPQINERIRFPEIRVIDTDGSQLGIFTPSEALRMAEEKELDLVLVSETAKPPVCRIMDYGKYKFEQEKKAREAKKKQHTADVKEVKMRYKIDDHDYHVRVNQAQRFLKSGDKVKATITFKGREIQHSHLAEELLNRLATDLQEVAEVQQAPKKEGRNMMMLLAPKK